The stretch of DNA GTAACCCTTAATGAAGTTAAAGGTAAAAATATATTCGAAGACTCGAAAACCAGCTACGTATACCCAGAAGGATCTACGTTAATCGAACTGAATCCCGATATTATACTAGTCGTAACATATAATGCTAACTGGAGTGAAGAAAAATTAGCACCTTACCTGAATTCAGTTTATGAACGTAGCGGATGGGAAAATATCTCTGCAATACAAAATGAAAAGGTCTACATGGTATCCAATGACATAATTGGTGGAATCAGATCCGTTATTGGCGGTCTGTTTATGATCTCCTTGATGGATCCTGAAAATTATGGAGATATTTCTGTATCCGAGCTTGTGGATGAGTACAACCAGCTAGGTAATACTTCATTCAACAATCAAATGGTGTATTCTTGATGAATAACCATTTTTTAATTTTTTTAATTAATTGCTGGTGAAAATATGAACGGCAGCAGCAAATCTAGCAGTCGTCTAGCAAATCTTACAAATCTACTCAAAGGGGCAAATTGTGACGACTCTACAAAAGGTAAATTTGAATCATCCAAGAGGAAAAAAGTAATCTTCATTTTGCTGTTAGTTGTATTGCTTGCAGTTGTAGCAATATTTGTATTGGGAGTCGGTGCTGTATATGTACCGTTTTCTGAAACATTAAAGATCTTTGGACATTCTTTATTTCCAAATTATATTGATGGTCCGAGTGTTAACTATTATACACCTATAATTTACACTTACCGTGCTCCTAGAGTAATTGTAGGTATACTCGCTGGTGTCAGTCTTGCGGTTGCAGGAGCAGCCATGCAGAGCATTTTAAGAAATCCTCTTGTGTGCCCGTTTACGCTTGGTCTATCATCTGCAGCTTCATGCGGTGCAGCAGTTGCCATTGTACTCGGCCCTACAATTTTTGGCTCTGTATATTATACATACATCAACCTGTGGGGAACAAGCATAACCATTGGCTGGATCTTTATGGTGATTGTAGCCTTTGCCTTTGGTTTAATCAGCGTTGCTATTTTACTGTCGCTGACCAGTAAAAGGATGGTCGGTCAGTCGACACTAATTCTTACCGGTGTAGTGATTGGATATCTCTTTTCAGCACTTCTGTCATATCTCAAATATGCTTCTGATGAAACAGCCCTTAAGGACATAACACTATGGCTTCTGGGAGGTATGTGGGGAGCCTCTTGGAGTGCAGTAATTATCCTGATACCCATTGTAATTGTAGGAGTATTGTTTCTTGAATCATATGCTGTAGATCTGAACACACTATCCAGCGGTGATGATGTAGCAAAAAATTTAGGTGTAAATGTTAAAAAATTAAGAACTAAGATTCTAATAATCTCTGCTTTGGTAACATCTGCCTGTATGGCGTTTACAGGAATTATCGGTTTCATAGGTTTAATGGCTCCTCACATCTGCAGAATGATAATCGGCAATGACAATCGGTATCTGATTCCAGCTTCAGCTCTGTTAGGTGCTTTAATTCTCATAAGTTCAGATGCTATTGCCAGGGTGATTTTAGCTCCTAACGACCTTCCTGTGGGAATTATCATGTATGCGATAGGGGGAGTTTTCTTCCTGCTGCTTGTTAAAAAAATGAGTGGAGGTTATGAGTCATGAAGTTCTCCGTAGAATCTTTATGCCAGGGCTACGGATCCTATGAGGTCCTCAAAGATATCAGTTTTGTTGCCGAAAGCGGAGAAGTACTGGCACTGTTGGGACCAAATGGCTCTGGAAAGTCCACTCTAATAAAAACCATGTGTAATATTCTGCCTCCAAAATCTGGACGTTTGATGATAGATGGTCAGAATCTGATGGATATGGATCTTACCGATGTGGCAAAGTTAATCTCATATGTGCCGCAGTCTTCCCCTAATTCTGTTTTTACTAAGGTAATTGATACAGTTCTGTTGGGAAGAAGACCGTATGTTACATGGTCTTACCGTGAGAAAGATATCGATATTGCCATTGATTCAATGCGTAAAATGAAAATTGAAAGCCTTTCTGACAATAATGTTTCAGAGCTTTCGGGTGGACAGAAGCAGAGAGTTTATCTGGCCCGTTCTTTAGCACAATGTCCGTCTTTCTTTTTATTTG from Candidatus Methanomassiliicoccus intestinalis Issoire-Mx1 encodes:
- a CDS encoding FecCD family ABC transporter permease, translating into MNGSSKSSSRLANLTNLLKGANCDDSTKGKFESSKRKKVIFILLLVVLLAVVAIFVLGVGAVYVPFSETLKIFGHSLFPNYIDGPSVNYYTPIIYTYRAPRVIVGILAGVSLAVAGAAMQSILRNPLVCPFTLGLSSAASCGAAVAIVLGPTIFGSVYYTYINLWGTSITIGWIFMVIVAFAFGLISVAILLSLTSKRMVGQSTLILTGVVIGYLFSALLSYLKYASDETALKDITLWLLGGMWGASWSAVIILIPIVIVGVLFLESYAVDLNTLSSGDDVAKNLGVNVKKLRTKILIISALVTSACMAFTGIIGFIGLMAPHICRMIIGNDNRYLIPASALLGALILISSDAIARVILAPNDLPVGIIMYAIGGVFFLLLVKKMSGGYES
- a CDS encoding ABC transporter ATP-binding protein, yielding MKFSVESLCQGYGSYEVLKDISFVAESGEVLALLGPNGSGKSTLIKTMCNILPPKSGRLMIDGQNLMDMDLTDVAKLISYVPQSSPNSVFTKVIDTVLLGRRPYVTWSYREKDIDIAIDSMRKMKIESLSDNNVSELSGGQKQRVYLARSLAQCPSFFLFDEPTSALDLKYQMNTMIAMDDIVHNHNAGMIIALHDINLALNYSDKVLMIKDKEIYAYGPPQTTITEDTIRDVYGVESEIITNKTGGRYILPISPCDDISDL